One Nocardia higoensis genomic window, TCGTCGACGACGCGGGCGCTGATGCCGGGGAGGGGGGTCATGGCGGCGCCGGGTTTGGTGGTGGTGACCCCGGGGAGGGGGGAGATCATGATGGCGCCGGTTTCGGTTTGCCACCAGGTGTCGACGATGGGGGTGTGGTCGTGGCCGAGGGTGTGGCGGTACCAGCGCCAGGCTTCGGGGTTGATGGGTTCGCCGACGGAGCCGAGTAGGCGCAGGGAGGTGAGGTTGTGGGTGTCGGGGATGTGGTGGCCCCATTTCATGAAGGTGCGGATGAGGGTGGGGGCGGTGTAGTAGATGGTGACGCCGTAGTTTTCGATGATGTGGAAGTGGCGGTGTTCGGTGGGGGTGTTGGGGGTGCCTTCGTAGACGATTTGGGTGGTGCGGTTGGCGAGGGGGCCGTAGACGATGTAGGAGTGGCCGGTGATCCAGCCGATGTCGGCGGTGCACCAGTAGATGTCGTGGCCGGGTTTGTGGTCGAAGACGTAGTGGTGGGTGTAGGCGGTTTGGGTGAGGTAGCCGCCGCTGGTGTGGAGGATGCCTTTGGGTTTTCCGGTGGTGCCGGAGGTGTAGAGGATGAACAGGGGGTGTTCGGCTCCGAAGGGTTGGGCGGTGTGGTGGCCGGAGGCGTGGGCGACGGTGTCGTGCCACCACAGGTCGCGGCCTTCGGTGATGGGGGTGTCGATGCCGGTGCGGGCGACGATGAGGACGTGTTCGACGGTGTGGCCGGGTTCGGTGAGGGCTTCGTCGACGGCGGTTTTGAGGGGGGTGGGGGTGCCGCGGCGGTATTGGCCGTCGGTGGTGATGATGAGGCGGGCGGCGGCGTCGTCGGTGCGTTGGCGCAGCGCGTGGGGGGAGAAGCCGGCGAAGACGACGGA contains:
- a CDS encoding acetate--CoA ligase; its protein translation is SYPPSAEFVAQANADSSLYDRARTDPLEFWAEQARRLHWHTPFTEILDWTDAPVARWFADGELNIAYNCLDRHVDAGHGDQPAIHWEGEPGDKRTLTYHDLLTETSRAANYLTDLGLVPGDRVAIYMPMIPEAIIAMLACARLGLTHSVVFAGFSPHALRQRTDDAAARLIITTDGQYRRGTPTPLKTAVDEALTEPGHTVEHVLIVARTGIDTPITEGRDLWWHDTVAHASGHHTAQPFGAEHPLFILYTSGTTGKPKGILHTSGGYLTQTAYTHHYVFDHKPGHDIYWCTADIGWITGHSYIVYGPLANRTTQIVYEGTPNTPTEHRHFHIIENYGVTIYYTAPTLIRTFMKWGHHIPDTHNLTSLRLLGSVGEPINPEAWRWYRHTLGHDHTPIVDTWWQTETGAIMISPLPGVTTTKPGAAMTPLPGISARVVD